The sequence CTATAATGTTGATACCAAACTTTTTAGAAAAAATGATTCCTAGTTTGAATAAAGTTACCGCTTGGTTGCCATTTTTTTATATGAATACAAATAGTAAAATTTTAGAAGTGAATAATCATTTTTCCTCTTCTTTTTATTTCCAGTTCCTTATTTTAGTTGGATGGAATTTGATTTTGGGAATAATTTGGTATTGGAATTTGGAGGATAAGCACTCATGAATCTAATATATTTTGAATTAAAAAAAGTTTGGCAAACGCGTAAGACACATTTATTCTTACTATTAAGTCTGTCACTGATCATAGTGCTATTTTTTTTCAATGGATTTATGGCACATAAAGAACAACAAGAAATAGCAGAAGTAAATCCAACTGCTGAAGCATTAAATCAAAAAAGTTTCAACGATAAATTGAAACACTCTTTAGAGGAAATGAACCAAGAAATTTTGATGCAAGAAGAGACTTTTCAAATAATGGCCAATGAAGGAAAACCATTAGACGGAAAATTAACATTGCCAACTTATCCGTTATATCGAATGAACTTAAATGATGAGTTAGTGAAAAAGAAGCTACCACCTCAATCAATGCGTTATGGGACCAAAAATAGTATATTTACTGCGATTTTAGTGTCATATTTAGCTAGTGGTTTGGGGCTGATTATCTTGTTCTTATTATTTGGCGATAGTTTAACTAAAGAAATGGAAGATAATAGTTTGTATTTTTATCTTGCTCAGCCAATCCAAAGAGGTCGCTTGTTTTTGACTAAATATATTTTAACTTGGGCTCAATCAGTTGTAGTGATTGGCTTGTTCTTAGTCTTTGGATTTATCTTTGCAAGTGTTTTTTCAGGGGGAAGCTCATTTTTTTATCCAGTCATTGCATTTTCAAATATGAACATGGACTTTATTCCAATTATTCAGTATATTGGGCAGGTTTATTTATTGTTTACTTTTGTATTGGCGTTTTGTTTTTCTCTCCATTTTTTAGTTAGTATCTTTTTGAAGAAAACAAGTTTGAGTTTAATTATAACAATGGTACTTTTATTTGAGGGCTACTCAATAAGCATGTTAAATAGTGAGTTTACTCGGAAAATAGCTCCGTTCAATCCATTTATTTATTTGAATAGCAGTAAGATATTTGTTGGGTATGATTTCCATCCATTTGCTACACGTTTAGTGGAGAATCAAGAATATTATGCAAATTGGTGTTTACCAAGAACCATTCATAATGCACAAAT is a genomic window of Enterococcus haemoperoxidus ATCC BAA-382 containing:
- a CDS encoding ABC transporter permease — encoded protein: MNLIYFELKKVWQTRKTHLFLLLSLSLIIVLFFFNGFMAHKEQQEIAEVNPTAEALNQKSFNDKLKHSLEEMNQEILMQEETFQIMANEGKPLDGKLTLPTYPLYRMNLNDELVKKKLPPQSMRYGTKNSIFTAILVSYLASGLGLIILFLLFGDSLTKEMEDNSLYFYLAQPIQRGRLFLTKYILTWAQSVVVIGLFLVFGFIFASVFSGGSSFFYPVIAFSNMNMDFIPIIQYIGQVYLLFTFVLAFCFSLHFLVSIFLKKTSLSLIITMVLLFEGYSISMLNSEFTRKIAPFNPFIYLNSSKIFVGYDFHPFATRLVENQEYYANWCLPRTIHNAQISNVNGMITLSIGTAILLLIGYFCFKKNFHLWKE